The genomic interval CTGTGCTGGTGCAGAACATCGCTCTGGAAGATGACATCATCATGGCGATCTGGAGCTGCGTGGGCTACACCGTACTGCTGTGCTTTACACTATTCAAAACCGGCAGCCTCGCAAAATCAGTCTTTCAGGCGCATTAAAACGGAAGGAGGTTCCCACATTGGCTTATGTACCCGTACCCAAGGACTTAACAAAAGTCAAAACAAAGGTCATGTTCAATCTGACCAAGCGGCAGCTTATCTGCTTCACGGGCGGAGCGCTTATTGGCGTACCGCTTTTCTTTTTGCTCAGAAAACCTACCGGAAACAGTGTAGCGGCTATGTGTATGATGCTGGTTATGCTGCCCTTCTTTATGCTGGCTATGTACGAAAAGCATGGACAGCCCCTTGAAAAGATCGTGGGCAACATTCTCAAAGTAGCTGTGATCCGTCCCAAGCAGCGTCCCTACCAGACCAATAACTTTTATGCCGTATTAAAGCGGCAGGAAATGCTCGATAAGGAGGTGTATGACATTGTTCACCGCAATAAAAAAATGGCTGCATCGGATGTTCGGGAAAACCGAGGAAAAAACTGTGCAGCCGGTAAAGACAAAGAAAAAGCTGTCCCGCGCTGATAAGAAGCAGATCGAAGCGGCCATTGCCCGCGCTAACCGCACGGACAAAAAAGGAAAATCTGCGCAGGACAGTATCCCTTATGAACGGATGTGGACGGACGGGATCTGCCGCATATCGGACAGCCACTACACAAAGACCATTCAGTTTCAGGACATCAACTATCAGCTCTCCCAAAACGAAGATAAGACGGCAATTTTTGAGGGTTGGTGTGATTTCCTCAATTATTTTGACAGCTCGATTCATTTCCAGCTGTCTTTTTTGAACCTTGCGGCATCGGAGGAGACCTTTGCTAACTCCATTTCCATCCCGCCCCAGAGGGATGCCTTTGACAGTATCCGCGAGGAATATACCACAATGCTGCAAAATCAGCTGGCCAGAGGTAACAACGGCCTCATCAAGACCAAATACCTGACCTTTGGTATCGACGCAGACAGCATCAAAGCCGCCAAGCCCCGTCTGGAGCGTATTGAGACCGATATACTTAATAACTTCAAGCGTCTTGGTGTAGCTGCCAGAACGCTGGACGGTAAAGAAAGGCTTTCTCAGCTTCATGCGGTATTCCACATGGATGAACAACTCCCGTTTCA from Clostridiales bacterium carries:
- a CDS encoding PrgI family protein, whose protein sequence is MAYVPVPKDLTKVKTKVMFNLTKRQLICFTGGALIGVPLFFLLRKPTGNSVAAMCMMLVMLPFFMLAMYEKHGQPLEKIVGNILKVAVIRPKQRPYQTNNFYAVLKRQEMLDKEVYDIVHRNKKMAASDVRENRGKNCAAGKDKEKAVPR